The nucleotide sequence CTTGCGGTTGTAGCGCTCGGAGTGGGTCTTGTCGGTGAACACACCGGTCGGGCAGACCTCGGTGAGGTTGCCGGAGAACTCGCTTTCGAGTACGCCGTCTTCAACGCGACCGAAGTACACGTTGTCGTGGGCGCCGAATACGCCGAGGTCGGTGCCGCCGGCGTAGTCCTTATAGAAACGCACGCAGCGGTAGCAGGCGATGCAGCGGTTCATTTCGTGGGAAATGAACGGGCCGAGGTCCTGGTTCTGGTGAGTACGTTTGGTGAAGCGATAACGGCGCTCGTTGTGGCCGGTCATCACCGTCATGTCCTGCAAGTGACAGTGACCGCCTTCCTCGCACACCGGACAGTCGTGCGGGTGGTTGGTCATCAGCCATTCAACGACACTGGCGCGGAACGCCTTGGACTCTTCATCGTCGATGGAGATCCAGGTGTTGTCGGTGGCCGGGGTCATGCAGGACATGACGATACGACCACGGGTGTCGTTTTCGTCGGTGTACTGCTTGACCGCGCACTGGCGACAGGCACCGACGCTACCTAAAGCGGGGTGCCAGCAGAAATAAGGGATGTCGAGACCTAGTGACAGACACGCCTGTAACAGGTTGTCTGCCCCATCGACTTCGAGCGCTTTGCCGTCTACGTGGATAGTGGCCATGGTTCAAAGATCTTCGTTGGCCCGGTGTCAGCGGGCGTGGCTAATGGAATCTTGTTATTCATGTGAATCAACACAGCCGTTCAGGGCGTCATCACATGAGAAAGCGAAGGGCACGGACCCTTCGCTTCTTTAAGCGTTACGCACCGACCATGGTCGGCGATACCACCTGATTGAGATCGCCCGCGCGGGTTGGCGCGATACCGGCCTCGAATTCAGAGCGGAAATATTTGATCGCGCTGCCCAATGGCTCCACGGCGCCCGGTGCGTGAGCACAGAAGGTCTTGCCTGGACCGAGGAAGCCGACCAGACCCAGCAGGGTCTCGATATCACCCTCGCGGCCTTCGCCATTCTCGAGGGACATCAGCAACTTGACGCTCCATGGCAAACCATCGCGGCACGGGGTGCAGAAACCGCAGGATTCACGGGCAAAGAACTGCTCCATGTTGCGCAGCAGCGAGACCATGTTGACGGTGTTGTCGACCGCCATGGCCAGGCCGGTGCCCATCCGGGTGCCGACTTTGCCGATGCCGCCTGCGTACATCTGGGCATCCAGGTGCTCGGGCAACAGGAAACCGGTGCCCGCGCCGCCTGGCTGCCAGGCCTTGAGGGTATAGCCGTCGCGCATGCCGCCAGCGTAGTCCTCGAACAGCTCGCGTGCGGTCACGCCGAACGGCAGCTCCCACAGGCCAGGGTTCTTGACCTTGCCGGAGAAGCCCATGAGCTTGGTGCCCATGTCTTCGCTGCCTTCGCGGGCCAACGATTTGTACCAGTCGACGCCGTCGGCGATGATCGCCGGCACGTTGCACAAGGTTTCAACGTTGTTCACGCAGGTCGGTTTGCCCCACACGCCTACGGCGGCAGGGAAGGGCGGCTTGGAGCGCGGGTTGGCGCGGCGGCCTTCGAGGGAGTTGATCAGTGCGGTTTCTTCACCGCAGATGTAACGCCCGGCGCCGGTGTGCACAAAGAGCTCGAAGTCAAAACCCGAACCCAGGATGTTCTTGCCCAGCAGGCCGGCCGCCTTGGCTTCTTCCACGGCACGGTTGAGGTGCTTGGCGGCGGTGGTGTATTCGCCACGCAAGAAGATATAGCCACGGTAGGTCTTCAGCGCACGGGCACTGATCAGCATGCCTTCGATCAGCAGATGGGGCAGTTGCTCCATCAGCATGCGGTCTTTCCAGGTGTTCGGCTCCATTTCATCCGCGTTGCACAGCAGGTAGCGGATGTTGATGGATTCGTCTTTGGGCATCAGGCCCCACTTCACGCCGGTGGGGAAGCCAGCGCCGCCGCGACCTTTCAGGCCTGCATCCTTCACGGTCTGGACAATATCGTCCTGGGCCATGTCGGCAAAGGCTTTGCGTGCGGCAGCGTAGCCGTTCTTGGCCTGGTACTCGGCAAGCCAAACGGCTTCGCCGTCGTCACGCAGGCGCCAGGTCAGCGGGTGAGTCTCGGCCGAACGCTTTATAAGGT is from Pseudomonas mucidolens and encodes:
- the nuoF gene encoding NADH-quinone oxidoreductase subunit NuoF; the protein is MTLTSFGPANLIKRSAETHPLTWRLRDDGEAVWLAEYQAKNGYAAARKAFADMAQDDIVQTVKDAGLKGRGGAGFPTGVKWGLMPKDESINIRYLLCNADEMEPNTWKDRMLMEQLPHLLIEGMLISARALKTYRGYIFLRGEYTTAAKHLNRAVEEAKAAGLLGKNILGSGFDFELFVHTGAGRYICGEETALINSLEGRRANPRSKPPFPAAVGVWGKPTCVNNVETLCNVPAIIADGVDWYKSLAREGSEDMGTKLMGFSGKVKNPGLWELPFGVTARELFEDYAGGMRDGYTLKAWQPGGAGTGFLLPEHLDAQMYAGGIGKVGTRMGTGLAMAVDNTVNMVSLLRNMEQFFARESCGFCTPCRDGLPWSVKLLMSLENGEGREGDIETLLGLVGFLGPGKTFCAHAPGAVEPLGSAIKYFRSEFEAGIAPTRAGDLNQVVSPTMVGA